One genomic window of Haloarchaeobius salinus includes the following:
- a CDS encoding NEW3 domain-containing protein, translated as MLNKRRVAALLLVAVACTLPFAPLASADEADGPSDETAVAFDITVEGGSVEPGGTVALAFTATNEGDGAASNVQVEAQVPRSWSVTGHSDDGGQFAGRGVGWAWGSLEAGQSVSPTVTLSVPENASTGEVTIQAFVGDADRNTATNQTTVTVGGGGGGGGGGGDEGGDGGDGADGGDGGDDSDGGDGGEEDDGSDGGEEDDGSDDSDGSDGGEGSDGGEIGDGGGDGGGNDGSSGGDDSGDDDSGDDDGGDRDEDSSSDGDGDSDSGDRGGDTDDSESGDDGDGGSDENAGNESTDGGSDDGMTGNETSTGENDGVAGNETSDGEEDSVADNETSTGGSEDGASGEEPVGSGSDDSDGGDRRASGEEQQASDAPANDPASGANGDEAGATGDEQVADAGNPLLDESGGGDGGSIMGAVGAMSTPVEDPTMRTADPAFWVVAGFAVVSLLRRRVR; from the coding sequence ATGTTGAATAAACGTCGGGTGGCGGCCCTGCTGCTGGTCGCCGTCGCGTGCACACTCCCGTTCGCGCCCCTGGCGAGCGCGGACGAGGCGGACGGACCGAGCGACGAGACCGCGGTCGCCTTCGACATCACCGTCGAGGGCGGGTCCGTCGAACCCGGCGGGACCGTCGCGCTCGCGTTCACCGCCACGAACGAGGGCGACGGGGCCGCGAGCAACGTGCAGGTCGAGGCGCAGGTCCCCCGGAGCTGGTCCGTCACGGGCCACAGCGACGACGGTGGGCAGTTCGCCGGCCGCGGCGTCGGCTGGGCGTGGGGGTCGCTCGAGGCCGGCCAGTCGGTGTCGCCGACGGTCACCCTGTCCGTCCCCGAGAACGCGTCGACCGGCGAGGTCACCATCCAGGCGTTCGTCGGCGACGCCGACCGGAACACGGCGACGAACCAGACCACCGTCACCGTCGGTGGCGGCGGTGGCGGCGGTGGCGGCGGTGGGGACGAGGGCGGCGACGGCGGAGATGGCGCTGATGGTGGTGATGGTGGTGACGACAGCGATGGTGGTGACGGCGGTGAGGAAGACGATGGGAGTGACGGCGGTGAGGAAGACGATGGGAGTGACGACAGTGATGGGAGTGACGGCGGTGAGGGCAGCGACGGTGGGGAGATAGGTGACGGCGGGGGAGACGGCGGCGGTAACGACGGCAGTAGTGGCGGCGACGACAGTGGCGACGACGACAGTGGCGACGACGACGGCGGTGATCGTGACGAAGATAGCAGCAGCGATGGTGACGGTGACAGTGATAGCGGCGACCGCGGCGGAGACACCGACGACAGCGAGAGCGGAGACGACGGTGACGGCGGCTCCGACGAGAACGCTGGCAACGAATCCACGGATGGTGGCTCCGACGACGGTATGACCGGGAACGAGACGAGCACTGGCGAGAACGACGGCGTGGCCGGCAACGAGACCAGCGATGGTGAGGAGGACAGCGTGGCCGACAACGAGACAAGCACTGGCGGCTCCGAAGACGGCGCGAGTGGCGAGGAACCGGTCGGTTCCGGCTCGGACGACTCCGACGGCGGAGATCGCCGGGCATCCGGCGAGGAACAGCAGGCCAGTGACGCCCCGGCCAACGATCCCGCTTCGGGGGCGAACGGGGACGAAGCCGGCGCGACGGGTGACGAGCAGGTCGCCGACGCTGGCAACCCGCTCCTCGACGAATCCGGCGGAGGCGACGGTGGGAGTATCATGGGGGCGGTCGGAGCCATGAGCACACCGGTCGAGGACCCGACGATGCGCACCGCGGACCCGGCGTTCTGGGTGGTCGCCGGCTTCGCGGTCGTCTCGCTCCTCCGGCGGCGGGTCCGGTAG
- a CDS encoding type II toxin-antitoxin system RatA family toxin encodes MERVEVTTVIYAPPERVFEFLVDFPGYARYSEYLKEVRRDGDGGAGTRYELEFAWWKLTYTAHSEVTAIEPPETIEWRILKDIDAVGQWRVDPEPESAPEGEEHACRVRFLVKYDPDSARAGDIRIPRFVSISWVIDKVKPKIRSEAKRIVERVVRDVEGRRRDVDVTIDTSSD; translated from the coding sequence GTGGAACGCGTCGAGGTCACGACGGTCATCTACGCTCCGCCCGAGCGAGTGTTCGAGTTCCTCGTTGACTTCCCGGGGTACGCACGCTACTCCGAATACCTGAAGGAGGTACGTCGGGACGGCGACGGCGGTGCCGGGACGCGCTACGAACTCGAGTTCGCCTGGTGGAAGCTGACCTACACGGCACACTCGGAGGTCACGGCCATCGAGCCGCCGGAGACTATCGAGTGGCGTATCCTCAAGGACATCGACGCCGTCGGCCAGTGGCGGGTCGACCCGGAGCCCGAATCCGCACCGGAGGGCGAGGAACACGCCTGCCGGGTGCGCTTCCTGGTCAAGTACGACCCGGACTCGGCTCGGGCGGGCGACATCAGGATACCGCGGTTCGTCTCCATCTCGTGGGTCATCGACAAGGTGAAACCGAAGATCCGCAGCGAGGCGAAGCGCATCGTCGAGCGGGTCGTCAGGGACGTCGAGGGTCGCCGTCGCGACGTCGACGTGACCATCGACACCAGCTCGGACTGA
- the trkA gene encoding Trk system potassium transporter TrkA, producing MYVIVIGAGEVGSNIAASLADSHEVVLVDRDGDVVDSLTYELDVLPMQGDGTSLDTLEEAGITEADMVIACTDVDETNIVACATAKTVSDAFTIARVKRTEFLDTWSGTEGAFGVDFMVCTDLLTAQTIVRIAGLPGARDVDSFANGCVSMAEFEVTADSPIADETVADADRFESLTFAAIIRNGDVTIPRGDSIIEVGDKVIVIGSPESVRQFARSVTPTHDLGELEDVYIVGGSEIGFQTARLFEERGLTPHLIEQDPDRARDLAERLPGSIVFENDATDVEFLDQENVDEADLVVTTLESDEKNLLVSLLAKRVGAARTVTVVENGRYVDLFETVGVDVAVNPREVTAEEITRFTREEHTENIAIIESDRAEVLEIEIDAESILANRTIADAAADLPEGVVIGAVTRDEQFITPRGDTVVEVGDHAVVFVDTNVLDDVASRL from the coding sequence ATGTACGTTATCGTAATCGGAGCCGGCGAGGTCGGAAGCAACATCGCGGCGAGCCTGGCCGACTCCCACGAGGTGGTCCTCGTCGACCGAGACGGGGACGTGGTGGACTCGCTCACGTACGAACTCGACGTACTCCCGATGCAGGGCGACGGCACCTCCCTGGACACACTGGAGGAGGCCGGGATCACCGAGGCGGACATGGTCATCGCCTGCACGGACGTCGACGAGACCAACATCGTCGCCTGTGCGACCGCCAAGACAGTCAGCGACGCGTTCACCATCGCCCGGGTGAAGCGCACGGAGTTCCTCGACACCTGGAGTGGGACCGAGGGCGCGTTCGGCGTGGACTTCATGGTCTGTACGGACCTGCTGACCGCCCAGACCATCGTCCGCATCGCCGGGCTGCCCGGTGCGCGCGACGTCGACTCCTTCGCCAACGGCTGTGTCAGCATGGCGGAGTTCGAGGTGACTGCGGATTCGCCCATCGCGGACGAGACCGTCGCCGACGCCGACCGCTTCGAGTCGCTCACCTTCGCAGCTATCATCCGGAACGGTGACGTGACCATCCCCCGCGGCGACTCCATCATCGAGGTCGGTGACAAGGTCATCGTCATCGGGAGCCCCGAGAGCGTCCGCCAGTTCGCCCGGTCGGTCACCCCGACCCACGACCTCGGTGAACTGGAGGACGTCTACATCGTCGGCGGGAGCGAGATCGGCTTCCAGACCGCCCGGCTGTTCGAGGAACGCGGCCTCACGCCACACCTCATCGAGCAGGACCCGGACCGGGCACGCGACCTCGCCGAGCGGCTGCCCGGGAGCATCGTCTTCGAGAACGACGCGACCGACGTGGAGTTCCTCGACCAGGAGAACGTCGACGAGGCCGACCTCGTCGTCACCACGCTCGAGTCCGACGAGAAGAACCTCCTCGTCTCGCTGCTGGCCAAGCGCGTCGGCGCGGCCCGTACGGTCACGGTCGTCGAGAACGGCCGCTACGTCGACCTGTTCGAGACCGTCGGCGTCGACGTCGCGGTCAACCCGCGCGAGGTGACCGCCGAGGAGATCACCCGGTTCACCCGCGAGGAACACACCGAGAACATCGCCATCATCGAATCCGACCGCGCGGAGGTGCTGGAGATCGAGATCGACGCCGAGAGCATCCTCGCGAACCGGACCATCGCCGACGCCGCGGCGGACCTCCCGGAGGGAGTCGTCATCGGCGCGGTGACGCGTGACGAACAGTTCATCACGCCCCGTGGCGACACGGTCGTCGAGGTCGGCGACCACGCGGTCGTGTTCGTTGACACGAACGTGCTCGACGACGTCGCGAGTCGACTATGA
- a CDS encoding TrkH family potassium uptake protein, whose protein sequence is MKLRVDWRASLSLVGTVLKYLAVTTVVPIVTGLVYGDAFVPYILPFFVTAVLAVGIGTSMERLDPDPDLGAREGLLMVSLTWMAVSIVGVVPYVLEGLTYQNGGFVYLIDSTLHHPENALFESMSGFTTTGATVMGTIDPTYHSRGLMLWRQMTQWLGGMGIVVLAVAILPELSVGGAQLMDAEAPGPGIEKLTPRIAETARALWVIYAGITLVEILLLYGLNQAGMAPNMTPYNTISHGFTTMSTGGFSPEARSIEAFSAAVQWLIVPFMVAAGTSFPLFWHVSKGKFGKLRTDPEFRFYTGVMGALSALVAGFLFVDVGLTDAATDATRAAYEGVGADAIAHTFPIAGDVEGSLRQATFQAVSLTTSTGYATMDFNTWSGPAKYALVFAMFIGGSAGSTGGGIKVVRWLVILKSLRRELFGTVHPSAVKPVRLGGRALDERAIRGIYGFTLLYIVIFFVGALVLAADAAFFGTTKLTVIEAMTASAATIGNIGPGLGMVGPMGSYIDFTAQSKLFMVGLMWVGRLEIFPVLVLLTRAYWQS, encoded by the coding sequence ATGAAGCTGCGGGTTGACTGGCGGGCGAGTCTCAGCCTCGTCGGCACCGTCCTCAAGTACCTCGCCGTCACGACCGTCGTCCCCATCGTCACCGGCCTCGTCTACGGCGACGCGTTCGTCCCGTACATCCTCCCGTTCTTCGTGACCGCCGTGCTCGCCGTCGGCATCGGCACGTCGATGGAGCGGCTCGACCCGGACCCGGACCTCGGGGCTCGCGAGGGCCTGCTCATGGTGTCGCTCACCTGGATGGCCGTCTCCATCGTCGGCGTCGTCCCCTACGTCCTCGAGGGACTCACCTACCAGAACGGCGGGTTCGTCTACCTCATCGACTCGACGCTGCACCACCCCGAGAACGCCCTCTTCGAGTCGATGAGCGGCTTCACGACGACCGGGGCGACCGTGATGGGGACCATCGACCCCACCTACCACTCCCGCGGGTTGATGCTCTGGCGGCAGATGACCCAGTGGCTCGGCGGCATGGGTATCGTCGTCCTCGCGGTCGCCATCCTCCCCGAACTCTCCGTCGGCGGCGCACAGCTGATGGACGCGGAGGCTCCCGGCCCCGGAATCGAGAAGCTGACCCCCCGTATCGCCGAGACGGCGCGGGCGCTGTGGGTCATCTACGCCGGCATCACGCTCGTCGAGATACTCCTCCTCTACGGCCTCAACCAGGCCGGAATGGCCCCGAACATGACCCCGTACAACACCATCTCCCACGGGTTCACGACGATGTCGACCGGCGGCTTCTCACCGGAGGCACGCAGTATCGAGGCGTTCAGCGCGGCAGTCCAGTGGCTCATCGTGCCGTTCATGGTCGCCGCCGGCACGAGCTTCCCGCTGTTCTGGCACGTCTCGAAGGGGAAGTTCGGGAAGCTCCGGACGGACCCCGAGTTCCGCTTCTACACCGGTGTGATGGGGGCGCTGTCGGCGCTCGTCGCCGGCTTCCTCTTCGTCGACGTGGGGCTGACCGACGCGGCGACCGACGCGACCCGTGCGGCATACGAGGGCGTCGGCGCGGACGCGATCGCCCACACGTTCCCCATCGCCGGAGACGTCGAGGGGTCGCTCCGGCAGGCGACGTTCCAGGCCGTCTCGCTCACGACCTCGACGGGCTACGCGACGATGGACTTCAACACGTGGTCCGGGCCCGCGAAGTACGCGCTCGTCTTCGCCATGTTCATCGGCGGCTCCGCCGGCTCGACCGGCGGTGGCATCAAGGTCGTCCGCTGGCTTGTCATCCTGAAGTCGCTCCGCCGGGAACTGTTCGGCACCGTCCACCCCTCGGCGGTCAAGCCGGTCCGCCTCGGTGGCCGGGCGCTCGACGAGCGCGCGATTCGGGGCATCTACGGCTTCACGCTGCTGTACATAGTCATCTTCTTCGTCGGGGCACTGGTACTCGCCGCCGACGCCGCGTTCTTCGGGACGACGAAACTGACCGTCATCGAGGCGATGACCGCGAGTGCCGCGACCATCGGGAACATCGGTCCGGGGCTCGGGATGGTAGGCCCGATGGGGAGCTACATCGACTTCACGGCACAGTCGAAGCTGTTCATGGTCGGGCTGATGTGGGTCGGCCGGCTGGAGATCTTCCCCGTCCTCGTCCTGCTGACGCGGGCGTACTGGCAGTCCTGA
- a CDS encoding TrkH family potassium uptake protein, translating to MPRNQRIAGVPADLAVILRDVGTLLLMQAGLLSLTVVVALLFGEFAPALGFLLAGGVAAGVGEGCRRLFADAPDPKMKHGMVIAASGWFATAIFGGLAFFFVAWLTPVATMAGYVPAGASWDPVTVAGATSRSSLLYFRNPLHAMFESMSGWTGSGLTMAAHEPSLPRSVQWWRSLIQYVGGVGVIVLTVTILSRPGSGSYALYRSEAREEKIHPSVVSTVRTVWKIFVGYTLLSIGVLFFALWWTQDLPLFETFWQALNHAMTGLSTGGFSVTDNSIESYNSPLVETVLLPVMALGAIAFPIHYAVLSNGAWSELYEDVQTRWLFLLFAAGIVVLSAQNLLVGLVPGGYGATVPSPVPMLSTAELDAIRDGTFQWVSALSATGFQSSPIGQWSDGGKLVLSMGMTIGGAAGSTVGGIKIIRGYTVSKGIQWQFSRVFLPQSAVVTAVIGDRRLDEDAMNREFAEAAIVSLLWVILLLVSSLVLVNVTGPDFSYADALFEVASAQGNVGLSTGITGPEMPAVAETLFLFNMWVGRLEIIPVLVLLRSALKGLNP from the coding sequence ATGCCCCGGAACCAACGAATCGCGGGTGTCCCCGCCGACCTCGCCGTCATCCTCCGCGACGTGGGGACCCTACTGTTGATGCAGGCGGGACTGCTGTCGCTGACGGTGGTCGTCGCCCTCCTGTTCGGCGAGTTCGCGCCCGCACTGGGGTTCCTGCTGGCCGGCGGCGTCGCTGCCGGCGTCGGCGAGGGGTGTCGTCGGCTGTTCGCGGACGCACCCGACCCGAAGATGAAACACGGGATGGTCATCGCGGCCAGCGGCTGGTTCGCGACCGCCATCTTCGGCGGGCTGGCGTTCTTCTTCGTCGCCTGGCTGACGCCGGTCGCGACGATGGCCGGCTACGTACCGGCGGGAGCGAGCTGGGACCCTGTCACCGTCGCTGGCGCGACGAGCCGGTCCAGCCTGCTCTACTTCCGGAACCCGCTGCACGCCATGTTCGAGTCGATGAGCGGGTGGACGGGGAGCGGGCTCACGATGGCCGCCCACGAGCCGTCGCTCCCGCGGTCGGTACAGTGGTGGCGCTCGCTCATCCAGTACGTCGGCGGCGTCGGCGTCATCGTCCTCACCGTCACCATCCTCTCGCGGCCCGGGAGCGGGAGCTACGCGCTCTATCGCTCCGAGGCCCGCGAGGAGAAGATCCATCCGTCGGTCGTCTCGACGGTCCGGACCGTCTGGAAGATCTTCGTCGGCTACACGTTGCTCTCCATCGGCGTCCTCTTCTTCGCACTCTGGTGGACCCAGGACCTGCCGCTGTTCGAGACGTTCTGGCAGGCGCTCAACCACGCGATGACCGGACTGTCGACGGGCGGGTTCTCCGTGACGGACAACTCGATTGAGTCGTACAACTCGCCGCTGGTCGAGACGGTCCTGCTGCCGGTGATGGCACTCGGCGCGATCGCCTTCCCCATCCACTACGCGGTGCTGTCGAACGGCGCGTGGTCGGAGCTGTACGAGGACGTCCAGACGCGCTGGCTGTTCCTGCTGTTCGCGGCAGGAATCGTCGTCCTCTCCGCACAGAACCTCCTCGTCGGCCTCGTACCGGGAGGCTACGGCGCGACCGTCCCCTCACCGGTCCCGATGCTCTCGACGGCCGAACTCGACGCCATTCGGGACGGGACGTTCCAGTGGGTGAGCGCGCTGAGCGCCACCGGCTTCCAGTCCTCACCCATCGGCCAGTGGTCCGACGGGGGGAAGCTGGTGCTCTCCATGGGCATGACCATCGGCGGTGCCGCCGGCTCGACCGTCGGCGGCATCAAGATAATCCGGGGCTACACCGTCTCGAAGGGGATCCAGTGGCAGTTCTCGCGGGTGTTCCTGCCACAGAGCGCGGTCGTCACGGCGGTCATCGGCGACCGGCGGCTCGACGAGGACGCGATGAACCGGGAGTTCGCCGAGGCGGCCATCGTCAGCCTGCTCTGGGTCATCCTCCTGCTGGTGTCGAGCCTCGTGCTGGTGAACGTGACCGGTCCCGACTTCAGCTACGCCGACGCGCTGTTCGAGGTGGCCAGCGCGCAGGGCAACGTCGGCCTCTCGACGGGCATCACGGGGCCGGAGATGCCCGCCGTCGCCGAGACGCTGTTCCTGTTCAACATGTGGGTCGGTCGACTGGAGATAATTCCCGTGCTGGTGCTCCTCCGGTCGGCGCTGAAGGGGCTGAACCCGTAG
- a CDS encoding potassium channel family protein — protein sequence MYVIIVGAGNIGTPLIEIATGDRNEVVVVERNPEKAEAAATRYDCLVLNADATVSETLEEAGIARADALISTTDQDATNIMVSLLAMEHDVPAIVSVVHNPEHMKLFERIGISTMENPQSLIAEYLYRAVKRPSIKDYMKVGDTAEVFEITVDARAPVAGVTLQEANEQGLLDEDVLIVAIERNGDTDGTPITPRGNTRIEAGDLLTVYAAEGATPGVTDVFGHFEDHELE from the coding sequence ATGTACGTCATCATCGTCGGCGCGGGGAACATCGGGACCCCGCTCATCGAAATCGCCACGGGTGACCGGAACGAGGTCGTCGTGGTCGAACGGAACCCCGAGAAGGCCGAGGCTGCTGCGACACGCTACGACTGCCTCGTCCTCAACGCCGACGCGACCGTCTCCGAGACGCTAGAGGAGGCCGGCATCGCCCGCGCGGACGCCCTCATCTCGACGACCGACCAGGACGCGACGAACATCATGGTCTCGCTGCTCGCGATGGAGCACGACGTCCCCGCCATCGTCAGCGTCGTTCACAACCCCGAACACATGAAGCTGTTCGAGCGCATCGGCATCTCGACGATGGAGAACCCCCAGAGCCTCATCGCGGAGTACCTCTACCGCGCGGTGAAGCGACCCTCCATCAAGGACTACATGAAGGTTGGCGACACTGCCGAGGTGTTCGAGATCACGGTCGACGCACGCGCACCCGTCGCCGGCGTGACGCTCCAGGAGGCGAACGAACAGGGGCTGCTGGACGAGGACGTCCTCATCGTCGCCATCGAGCGCAACGGCGACACTGACGGCACGCCGATAACGCCACGGGGGAACACCCGTATCGAGGCCGGCGACCTGCTGACCGTCTACGCCGCCGAGGGCGCGACCCCCGGTGTGACGGACGTGTTCGGACACTTCGAGGACCACGAGCTGGAGTAG
- a CDS encoding plastocyanin/azurin family copper-binding protein has protein sequence MNSDTPVSRRRFLQGAAGATAAAASAGVATAQEGEGGGGGGSATVAVGPDGDYVYTPGTEEPLYIAPGTTVTFNWQSDNHNIAPTSVPDGATWEGHQPTENTGFTYEHTFETMGTYEYECTPHAGLGMVGTIIVNETGSPPSSGGGGPTLPDSAMSLAVGTVAAMLTTLSLAYLFLRYGGDYETPQ, from the coding sequence ATGAACTCAGACACACCGGTCTCGCGTCGGCGATTCCTGCAGGGAGCGGCCGGCGCGACGGCCGCCGCCGCGTCCGCAGGCGTCGCGACCGCACAGGAGGGCGAAGGCGGTGGCGGCGGCGGCAGCGCGACCGTCGCGGTCGGCCCGGACGGCGACTACGTGTACACACCCGGTACGGAGGAGCCACTCTACATCGCACCGGGGACGACGGTGACGTTCAACTGGCAGTCGGACAACCACAACATCGCCCCCACGTCGGTTCCGGATGGCGCGACCTGGGAGGGCCACCAGCCCACGGAGAACACCGGATTCACGTACGAACACACGTTCGAGACGATGGGCACCTACGAGTACGAGTGCACGCCCCACGCCGGACTCGGTATGGTCGGTACCATCATCGTCAACGAGACCGGTTCCCCGCCGTCCAGCGGCGGCGGCGGTCCGACGTTGCCCGACAGCGCGATGTCGCTCGCCGTCGGTACCGTCGCGGCCATGCTGACGACGCTCTCGCTCGCGTACCTGTTCCTCCGGTACGGCGGCGACTACGAGACCCCGCAGTAG
- a CDS encoding M42 family metallopeptidase: protein MDYDFDYDLLAELTETHGPPGYEGNVRDIVRRELEDEVDHVESDAMGNVVGTVEGEADHEVVVAAHMDEIGFMVRRIDEKGFVAIDALGGWDPEVLRAQRVVVQTEQGKLPGVIGSVPPHTGGSDDDEREVHDVRVDVGLPKAEVEERVDVGDLVTMDQRTEPLGGCISGKSIDNRVSVFALLELARRVDDPAATIHFVATVQEEVGLRGAQTIGVDLDPDLALALDTTVANDLSDFDEYDHVTDLGAGAAIKLKDSSVITNRKVHRRLREVAEGEGIDHQFEVLPAGGTDTGGLQRAHGSVPVGAVSIPTRYLHTPTEVAHADDIAGAIDLTAAFLASEDGTHDYTL from the coding sequence ATGGACTACGACTTCGACTACGACCTCCTCGCCGAACTCACCGAGACCCACGGCCCACCCGGCTACGAGGGCAACGTCCGCGACATCGTCCGGCGCGAACTCGAAGACGAGGTCGACCACGTAGAGAGCGACGCGATGGGCAACGTCGTCGGCACCGTCGAGGGCGAGGCCGACCACGAGGTCGTCGTCGCCGCCCACATGGACGAGATCGGCTTCATGGTGCGCCGCATCGACGAGAAGGGCTTCGTCGCCATCGACGCGCTCGGCGGCTGGGACCCCGAGGTGCTCCGTGCCCAGCGCGTCGTCGTCCAGACCGAGCAGGGGAAGCTCCCCGGCGTCATCGGCTCCGTCCCGCCCCACACCGGCGGCAGCGACGACGACGAGCGCGAGGTCCACGACGTACGCGTCGACGTGGGACTCCCGAAAGCGGAGGTCGAAGAGCGCGTCGACGTCGGCGACCTGGTCACCATGGACCAGCGGACCGAACCGCTCGGGGGCTGCATCTCCGGCAAGTCCATCGACAACCGCGTCTCCGTGTTCGCGCTGCTGGAGCTCGCCCGGCGCGTCGACGACCCCGCCGCGACCATCCACTTCGTCGCCACCGTCCAGGAGGAGGTCGGCCTCCGGGGCGCACAGACGATCGGCGTCGACCTCGACCCCGACCTCGCGCTGGCGCTCGACACCACCGTCGCGAACGACCTCAGCGACTTCGACGAGTACGACCACGTGACCGACCTCGGCGCGGGCGCGGCGATCAAGCTCAAGGACTCATCGGTCATCACGAACCGGAAGGTCCACCGTCGCCTGCGCGAGGTGGCCGAGGGCGAAGGCATCGACCACCAGTTCGAGGTGCTCCCCGCGGGCGGCACCGACACCGGCGGCCTCCAGCGCGCACACGGGTCGGTGCCGGTCGGTGCGGTCTCCATCCCGACGCGGTACCTCCACACGCCGACCGAGGTCGCCCACGCCGACGACATCGCCGGTGCCATCGACCTCACCGCCGCGTTCCTCGCGAGCGAGGACGGTACCCACGACTACACGCTGTGA
- a CDS encoding DMT family transporter has product MIESIQSKAVPNTGGLFVLLATLWGASFVAIEIGLHHFPPLLFAALRYDVAGVLVLAYAVISVDRWRPRGRTEWLQTGVTALFVFAAYHALLYLGEQHVSGAVAAVVISLSPILTAGFGSALAVDDPLQPLGAVGFLVGIAGVVVVVQPEPGSALSSSLVGVLLVFCAGTSFALGSVLTRPLDTGLPVQTKQAWAMLLGAAVLHVGSAVRGESVLAIEWTGTAVASLAYLTLASGVVAFLLYFELLERLGPTELNLVGYLEPVVATAVAWLVLGSVVDGTTLLGFVVIFAGFALIKRDLFTVGRLARLRR; this is encoded by the coding sequence ATGATAGAATCGATTCAGTCGAAAGCAGTCCCAAACACTGGCGGACTGTTCGTACTACTGGCCACTCTCTGGGGTGCGTCGTTCGTCGCCATCGAGATCGGTCTCCACCACTTCCCACCGCTGCTGTTCGCGGCGCTCCGGTACGACGTGGCCGGCGTGCTCGTACTCGCGTACGCGGTGATCTCGGTCGACCGCTGGCGACCCCGCGGGCGGACCGAGTGGCTCCAGACCGGCGTCACCGCGCTGTTCGTCTTCGCCGCCTACCACGCGCTGCTCTACCTCGGCGAACAACACGTCTCCGGCGCGGTCGCCGCCGTCGTCATCAGCCTCTCGCCCATCCTCACCGCGGGCTTCGGGAGCGCACTGGCGGTCGACGACCCGCTCCAGCCCCTGGGCGCGGTCGGCTTCCTCGTCGGCATCGCGGGCGTCGTCGTCGTCGTCCAACCCGAACCGGGGAGTGCCCTCTCGTCCAGTCTCGTCGGCGTACTCCTCGTGTTCTGTGCCGGGACGAGCTTCGCGCTCGGCTCGGTGCTGACCAGACCGCTCGACACCGGGCTCCCGGTCCAGACGAAGCAGGCCTGGGCGATGCTCCTCGGTGCCGCCGTCCTCCACGTCGGCAGCGCCGTCCGCGGCGAGTCCGTGCTCGCCATCGAGTGGACCGGCACCGCCGTCGCGTCGCTCGCCTACCTCACGCTCGCCTCCGGGGTCGTCGCCTTCCTGCTCTACTTCGAGCTGCTGGAGCGCCTCGGCCCCACGGAGCTCAACCTCGTCGGCTACCTCGAACCCGTCGTCGCGACCGCCGTCGCCTGGCTCGTCCTCGGGAGCGTCGTCGACGGGACCACCTTGCTCGGTTTCGTCGTCATCTTCGCCGGCTTCGCGCTCATCAAGCGCGACCTGTTCACCGTCGGCCGGCTCGCACGACTGCGTCGTTGA
- a CDS encoding Lrp/AsnC family transcriptional regulator, producing the protein MDERDIRLLKAIAELGTGSPDKLHEETGIPVSTIHYRLNNLREDGIVENDLYDIDLDEFGLSVTVIVEVLADYSGTHSDVAAGIRDIEGVTQVFSTMGETDFIAIARVGDADTVGDLIRSFEEVPEIERTNSTYVIDTLWDDARGLNSYSMETLLAEFTDD; encoded by the coding sequence ATGGACGAGCGCGACATCAGGCTCCTGAAGGCCATCGCCGAGCTCGGGACGGGGAGTCCGGACAAGCTGCACGAGGAGACGGGTATCCCGGTGTCGACCATCCACTACCGGCTGAACAACCTGCGGGAGGACGGCATCGTCGAGAACGACCTCTACGACATCGACCTGGACGAGTTCGGGCTGAGCGTCACCGTCATCGTCGAGGTGCTCGCGGACTACAGCGGGACACACTCCGACGTGGCCGCAGGTATCCGCGACATCGAGGGCGTGACACAGGTGTTCTCGACGATGGGCGAGACGGACTTCATCGCCATCGCACGCGTCGGCGACGCCGACACGGTCGGCGACCTCATCCGGTCGTTCGAGGAGGTACCGGAGATCGAGCGGACGAACTCGACGTACGTCATCGACACGCTCTGGGACGACGCACGGGGGCTGAACAGCTACAGCATGGAGACGCTGCTCGCGGAGTTCACGGACGACTGA